One Leucobacter muris DNA segment encodes these proteins:
- a CDS encoding LLM class flavin-dependent oxidoreductase has product MEFGIFSVSDVTRDPVSGETPSEAERIQGLATIAKHAEEVGLDVFAIGEHHNPPFFSSSPSTFLAYIAGQTERLKLSTSTTLITTNDPVRVAEEYAMLQHLAGGRMDLMLGRGNTVPVYPWFGKDIRSSLPLALENYNLLHRLWREDVVDYEGNFRTPLQGFTSTPRPLDDVPPFVWHGSIRTPEIAEQAAYYGDGFFANHIFWPSEHSLRLIDFYRERYEHYGHGSAKQAIVGLGGQTFIAKKSQDAIDGFRPYFDEAPVYGHGPRMEDFMTQTPLSVGSPQEVIDKTLTFRETFGDYQRQMFLIDHAGLPLKTVLEQLDLLGEEVVPVLRRELAARRDPEVPESPTHASLVRAKYGDEAPRQPRPRANRGDNVTGGSPYLDSAGGSGAAFGLR; this is encoded by the coding sequence ATGGAGTTCGGGATCTTCTCGGTCAGCGACGTGACCCGCGATCCGGTCAGCGGCGAGACCCCCAGCGAGGCCGAGCGCATTCAGGGCCTCGCGACCATCGCGAAGCACGCCGAGGAGGTGGGCCTCGACGTCTTCGCCATCGGCGAGCATCACAACCCGCCGTTCTTCTCGTCGAGCCCGTCGACCTTCCTCGCCTACATCGCCGGGCAGACCGAGCGCCTGAAGCTCAGCACGAGCACCACCCTCATCACCACGAACGACCCGGTGCGCGTCGCCGAGGAGTACGCGATGCTGCAGCACCTCGCCGGGGGCCGAATGGACCTCATGCTCGGGCGCGGCAACACCGTCCCCGTCTACCCCTGGTTCGGCAAGGACATTCGCAGCTCGCTGCCGCTCGCGCTCGAGAACTACAACCTGCTGCACCGCCTGTGGCGCGAAGACGTGGTCGACTACGAGGGCAACTTCCGCACCCCTCTGCAGGGCTTCACGAGCACCCCGCGCCCCCTCGACGACGTGCCACCCTTCGTGTGGCACGGATCGATCCGCACCCCCGAGATCGCCGAACAGGCCGCCTACTACGGCGACGGCTTCTTCGCGAACCACATCTTCTGGCCGTCCGAGCACTCGCTGCGCCTCATCGACTTCTACCGAGAGCGCTACGAGCACTACGGGCACGGCAGCGCCAAGCAGGCGATCGTCGGCCTCGGCGGGCAGACCTTCATCGCGAAGAAGTCGCAGGATGCGATCGACGGCTTCCGCCCCTACTTCGACGAGGCCCCGGTCTACGGCCACGGGCCGCGCATGGAGGACTTCATGACCCAGACCCCGCTGAGCGTCGGCAGCCCGCAGGAGGTCATCGACAAGACCCTCACGTTCCGCGAGACCTTCGGCGACTACCAGCGCCAGATGTTCCTCATCGACCACGCCGGCCTGCCGCTCAAGACCGTGCTCGAGCAGCTCGACCTGCTGGGCGAGGAGGTCGTTCCGGTGCTGCGCCGCGAGCTCGCCGCACGCCGCGACCCCGAGGTGCCCGAATCGCCGACCCACGCGAGCCTCGTGCGCGCCAAGTACGGCGACGAGGCCCCCCGGCAGCCGCGACCGCGCGCGAACCGCGGTGATAACGTGACGGGCGGATCGCCCTACCTCGACAGCGCGGGCGGATCAGGGGCCGCATTCGGCCTCCGCTGA
- a CDS encoding ATP-binding cassette domain-containing protein: MSSNETVVIAAAPGEDRGRRGSATAGSATVELRAAHVRGSRGPVFGPLTATSRSLVTVVLGPRGSGRTSLLLSIAGRMQLSGGSLSTMGATSPAEIRRLTGLVGFEAVDALEPAVTLGATLRERLSWALPWYRRTPRITPQLARELLADAFGDLEQPGPALLVRDLSPSEEMLVRVSLALIETPRLLVVDDFDALRDPADRALIAERLSDLAQQGIRIVLASSDPGDAALLERALPAGAAPALIEL; this comes from the coding sequence GTGAGCAGCAACGAGACCGTCGTCATCGCGGCAGCACCGGGCGAGGACCGCGGGAGGCGCGGATCCGCCACCGCCGGATCCGCCACCGTCGAACTGCGAGCCGCCCACGTGCGCGGCTCCCGAGGGCCCGTCTTCGGGCCCCTCACCGCGACCAGCCGCAGCCTCGTCACCGTCGTGCTCGGCCCCCGCGGCAGCGGGCGCACCTCGCTGCTGCTCTCGATCGCGGGCCGCATGCAGCTGAGCGGCGGATCGCTCAGCACGATGGGCGCGACGAGCCCCGCCGAGATCCGGCGTCTCACCGGACTCGTCGGATTCGAGGCCGTCGACGCGCTCGAACCCGCCGTCACGCTCGGCGCCACGCTGCGCGAGCGGCTGAGCTGGGCACTGCCCTGGTACCGCCGCACGCCGCGCATCACCCCGCAGCTCGCACGCGAACTGCTCGCCGACGCGTTCGGAGACCTCGAGCAGCCGGGTCCGGCCCTGCTCGTGCGCGACCTCAGCCCCTCGGAGGAGATGCTCGTGAGGGTCTCGCTCGCCCTCATCGAGACCCCGCGACTGCTCGTCGTCGACGACTTCGACGCGCTCCGCGACCCCGCCGATCGTGCCCTCATCGCCGAACGTCTGAGCGATCTGGCGCAGCAGGGGATCCGCATCGTGCTGGCGAGCAGCGACCCGGGCGACGCCGCCCTCCTCGAACGAGCGCTCCCGGCGGGCGCCGCCCCCGCCCTCATCGAACTCTGA
- a CDS encoding YhgE/Pip domain-containing protein: MSLFTRSTELKRFRQGALPKIALGVLLVIPLIYGALYLWAFWAPTDHLDKLPVAIVNLDEPAEKPGGSALAAGDDVLEQLQQGEDLDWQPLDADAAARAVGDGDVYFSVTIPSDFSRTLAGLQDDPKAGEIEVVYNDNNSFLASTLGKQAMVQLRDAVAQTATQTAAEQVLVGVEQLSDGTRKAADAADTLETGTAQVADGSEKLSVGLGQLADGTAQLAGQAPALVDGTRQLASGAERARDGSAQLNGGAAQISASAGEAASKSGELRDGLGQLSAGAGALASKSNELAAGSRALAEGTHQLAGAGESLADGANALSGGLSQLGAGAAQLDSAATEVSTGAEGVSSGAARVATGAESIAALAAANPSMTLAELDAVLQSGGSSIQALADGAGQVRDGSAQLADGATRLAAGAADLDASTQQAVGSAQQLATGADALRDGISQLDEKAGLLGTGAAQLSTGAATLAEKSGTAYAGGAQFADKLSELSGGAQTLSAKSGELASGVQQLSSGAGELASKTPALAAGAQQLDDGAQQASGKSQQLAEGAAEVDAGAATFAGQLADGAAEAPDFAPGQGDRIAETMAAPVQLAEHTENEVQGFGEGFAPFFIALASFVGALITWLILRPLPRRPLASNVSGLRSVLTGFWPAALIGVGQVAIMMLVLVFGIGMRPAHWMGMAAFMLLVTLAFLALQQMFIALLGTATGRVVSLVLLMLMLSSSGGTYPVETTPAFFQALHPFMPASYVVEGLRQLIGGGIDARFWGSLFVMVGVLVGSLAISAVAARRQKVWTVGRLHPELAI; encoded by the coding sequence ATGTCACTGTTCACCCGCAGCACCGAGCTGAAGCGCTTCCGCCAGGGCGCCCTGCCGAAGATCGCCCTCGGCGTGCTCCTCGTCATCCCGCTCATCTACGGCGCCCTCTACCTCTGGGCGTTCTGGGCACCCACCGACCACCTCGACAAACTGCCCGTCGCGATCGTCAACCTCGACGAACCCGCCGAGAAGCCCGGTGGCTCCGCCCTCGCGGCCGGCGACGACGTGCTCGAGCAGCTGCAGCAGGGCGAGGATCTCGACTGGCAGCCGCTCGACGCCGACGCCGCGGCTCGCGCGGTCGGCGACGGCGACGTCTACTTCTCCGTGACGATCCCGAGCGACTTCTCCCGCACCCTCGCCGGTCTGCAGGACGACCCGAAAGCCGGTGAGATCGAGGTCGTCTACAACGACAACAACTCGTTCCTCGCCTCCACGCTGGGCAAGCAGGCCATGGTGCAGCTGCGCGACGCGGTCGCCCAGACCGCCACGCAGACCGCGGCCGAGCAGGTGCTCGTGGGCGTCGAGCAGCTGAGCGACGGCACCCGCAAGGCCGCCGACGCCGCCGACACGCTCGAGACCGGCACGGCCCAGGTGGCCGACGGCAGCGAGAAGCTGAGCGTGGGTCTCGGGCAGCTCGCCGACGGCACGGCGCAGCTCGCCGGCCAGGCTCCCGCGCTCGTCGACGGCACCCGGCAGCTCGCGAGCGGCGCCGAGCGCGCCCGCGACGGCAGTGCGCAGCTCAACGGGGGCGCCGCGCAGATCTCGGCCAGCGCCGGCGAGGCCGCGAGCAAGTCGGGCGAGCTGCGCGACGGCCTCGGGCAGCTGAGTGCTGGGGCGGGCGCCCTCGCCTCGAAGTCGAACGAACTCGCCGCGGGCAGCCGGGCACTCGCCGAGGGCACGCATCAGCTCGCCGGCGCCGGCGAGAGCCTCGCCGACGGCGCGAACGCGCTCTCCGGCGGTCTCTCGCAGCTCGGCGCGGGGGCGGCCCAACTCGACTCCGCGGCGACCGAGGTGTCGACGGGGGCCGAGGGTGTGAGCTCCGGCGCGGCGCGGGTCGCCACGGGCGCCGAGAGCATCGCGGCGCTCGCCGCCGCGAACCCCTCGATGACGCTCGCCGAACTCGACGCGGTGCTGCAATCGGGCGGATCCTCGATCCAGGCGCTCGCCGACGGTGCGGGCCAGGTCCGCGACGGATCCGCCCAGCTCGCCGACGGCGCCACACGGCTCGCCGCGGGAGCCGCCGATCTCGACGCGTCGACGCAGCAGGCCGTCGGCAGCGCGCAGCAGCTCGCGACCGGAGCCGACGCCCTGCGCGACGGGATCTCCCAGCTCGACGAGAAGGCCGGCCTGCTCGGCACGGGCGCCGCCCAGCTCTCGACCGGAGCCGCGACCCTCGCGGAGAAGAGCGGCACCGCCTACGCGGGCGGCGCGCAGTTCGCCGACAAGCTCTCCGAACTCTCCGGGGGCGCGCAGACCCTCTCGGCGAAGAGCGGGGAGCTCGCGAGCGGTGTGCAGCAGCTCTCCTCCGGCGCGGGCGAGCTCGCGTCGAAGACTCCAGCGCTCGCCGCGGGCGCACAGCAGCTCGACGACGGCGCGCAGCAGGCGAGCGGCAAGTCGCAGCAGCTCGCCGAGGGGGCGGCCGAGGTCGACGCCGGAGCGGCGACCTTCGCCGGGCAGCTCGCCGACGGCGCCGCCGAAGCGCCCGACTTCGCGCCGGGGCAGGGCGACCGCATCGCCGAGACGATGGCCGCGCCGGTGCAGCTCGCCGAGCACACCGAGAACGAGGTGCAGGGCTTCGGAGAGGGCTTCGCCCCGTTCTTCATCGCGCTCGCCTCGTTCGTGGGGGCGCTCATCACCTGGCTGATCCTGAGGCCGCTGCCTCGCCGCCCGCTCGCCTCGAACGTCTCGGGACTGCGATCGGTGCTCACCGGATTCTGGCCGGCCGCCCTCATCGGCGTCGGTCAGGTGGCCATCATGATGCTCGTGCTGGTGTTCGGCATCGGCATGCGGCCCGCGCACTGGATGGGTATGGCCGCCTTCATGCTGCTCGTTACCCTCGCCTTCCTCGCCCTGCAGCAGATGTTCATCGCGCTGCTCGGCACCGCGACCGGCCGCGTGGTGAGTCTCGTGCTGCTGATGCTCATGCTGTCGTCGTCGGGCGGCACCTACCCCGTCGAGACGACCCCCGCCTTCTTCCAGGCGCTGCACCCGTTCATGCCGGCCTCCTACGTGGTCGAGGGGCTGCGGCAGCTCATCGGCGGCGGGATCGACGCCCGGTTCTGGGGGTCGTTGTTCGTGATGGTCGGCGTGCTCGTGGGTTCGCTCGCGATCAGCGCGGTGGCCGCCCGTCGCCAGAAGGTGTGGACGGTGGGGCGGCTGCACCCCGAGCTCGCGATCTAG
- a CDS encoding TetR/AcrR family transcriptional regulator, with protein sequence MARVNTKQLITEAAVRVAAQHGISGASMDQIAEAAGVAKGSLYYNFSSKDAIFEQVMRDGFERLGAAVDEARSRAAGDAARLPRAVAAATLETLRGNLDLAKLMASEIFRTDRAWAGAMELARSSVVVRYRDVLRDAEAARGGGRAPHEITETAGAAFFGALAGACLDWLLFRRDQSVDQVLDQVLRGY encoded by the coding sequence ATGGCACGGGTCAACACGAAGCAGCTCATCACCGAGGCGGCGGTGCGCGTCGCCGCGCAGCACGGGATCAGCGGTGCGTCGATGGATCAGATCGCCGAGGCCGCGGGAGTGGCGAAGGGCAGCCTGTACTACAACTTCTCGTCGAAGGACGCGATCTTCGAGCAGGTGATGCGCGACGGCTTCGAGCGGCTCGGCGCCGCCGTCGACGAGGCGCGATCGCGGGCGGCGGGCGACGCGGCTCGCCTGCCGCGCGCGGTCGCCGCCGCCACCCTCGAGACCCTTCGGGGCAATCTCGACCTCGCCAAGCTCATGGCGTCCGAGATCTTCCGCACCGACCGGGCGTGGGCGGGCGCGATGGAGCTCGCCCGCTCCTCGGTCGTGGTGCGCTACCGAGACGTGCTGCGCGACGCGGAGGCCGCCCGAGGGGGCGGGCGCGCCCCGCACGAGATCACCGAGACCGCGGGCGCCGCCTTCTTCGGCGCGCTCGCGGGCGCTTGCCTCGACTGGCTCCTGTTCCGCCGCGATCAGAGCGTCGACCAGGTGCTCGACCAGGTGCTGCGCGGCTACTGA
- a CDS encoding pyridoxal phosphate-dependent aminotransferase yields MTNISRLSKKIAAIAESATLKVDAKAKALQAEGRPVISYAAGEPDFPTPAHIVDAARAALDDPKNFRYTAATGLPELREAIAAKTARDSGWEVPASQVIVTNGGKQAVYQSFQVLLDPGDEVLVPAPYWTTYPEAIQLADGLPVEVFAGADQGYKVTVEQLEAARTERTKVLLFVSPSNPTGAVYSPEETKAIGEWAEANGLWIVADEIYQNLVYDGVRAVSIVEAVPALQDRTILVNGVAKTYAMTGWRLGWMVGPADIVKGAANLQSHLCSNVNNIAQRAAIAALTGPQEPIEQMRLAFDRRRNLIVEELNSVPGFNCPTPEGAFYAYVDVTGALGKTYRGVTPATSLELADLILSEAEVAAVPGEAFGPSGYLRFSYALGDEALVEGVRRIRALLSE; encoded by the coding sequence GTGACCAACATCTCCCGTCTTTCGAAGAAGATCGCCGCCATCGCCGAGTCCGCGACCCTCAAGGTCGACGCGAAGGCGAAGGCCCTCCAGGCCGAGGGCCGTCCGGTGATCAGCTACGCCGCAGGCGAGCCCGATTTCCCCACGCCGGCCCACATCGTCGATGCGGCCCGCGCCGCGCTCGACGACCCCAAGAACTTCCGCTACACGGCGGCCACGGGCCTGCCCGAGCTGCGCGAGGCGATCGCCGCGAAGACCGCCCGCGATTCGGGCTGGGAGGTGCCCGCGTCGCAGGTGATCGTCACGAACGGCGGCAAGCAGGCCGTCTACCAGTCGTTCCAGGTGCTGCTCGATCCGGGCGACGAGGTGCTCGTGCCCGCGCCCTACTGGACCACCTACCCCGAGGCGATCCAGCTCGCCGACGGCCTTCCCGTCGAGGTGTTCGCGGGCGCGGATCAGGGATACAAGGTGACCGTCGAGCAGCTCGAGGCCGCCCGCACCGAGCGCACCAAGGTGCTGCTCTTCGTGTCGCCCTCCAACCCCACCGGCGCCGTCTACTCTCCCGAGGAGACGAAGGCGATCGGCGAGTGGGCCGAGGCGAACGGGTTGTGGATCGTGGCCGACGAGATCTACCAGAACCTCGTGTACGACGGTGTGCGCGCCGTCTCCATCGTGGAGGCCGTGCCCGCGCTGCAGGATCGCACGATCCTCGTGAACGGCGTCGCGAAGACCTACGCGATGACCGGCTGGCGGCTCGGCTGGATGGTCGGCCCCGCCGACATCGTGAAGGGCGCGGCGAACCTGCAGTCGCACCTCTGCTCGAACGTGAACAACATCGCGCAGCGCGCGGCGATCGCGGCGCTGACCGGTCCGCAGGAGCCGATCGAGCAGATGCGCCTCGCCTTCGACCGCCGCCGCAACCTCATCGTCGAAGAGCTCAACAGCGTGCCGGGCTTCAACTGCCCCACCCCCGAGGGCGCCTTCTACGCCTACGTCGACGTGACCGGGGCGCTCGGCAAGACCTACCGCGGCGTCACCCCCGCGACCTCGCTCGAACTGGCCGACCTGATCCTCTCCGAGGCCGAGGTCGCCGCGGTGCCCGGTGAGGCGTTCGGCCCCTCGGGCTACCTGCGCTTCAGCTACGCGCTGGGCGACGAGGCGCTCGTCGAGGGTGTGCGCCGCATCCGGGCGCTGCTCTCGGAGTAA
- the secE gene encoding preprotein translocase subunit SecE, which produces MSSSEVEESGGGLVERAKADRAAKRNWFSRVVLFIQQVIAELKKVVTPTRKELINFTIVVIAFVLIMMGLVWVLDQAFGWVTVFIFGTPLA; this is translated from the coding sequence GTGAGCAGCAGTGAAGTCGAGGAGAGCGGCGGCGGTCTGGTTGAGCGCGCCAAGGCCGATCGCGCTGCCAAGCGCAATTGGTTCAGCCGGGTGGTGCTGTTCATCCAGCAGGTGATCGCCGAGCTGAAGAAGGTCGTCACCCCGACCCGCAAGGAGCTCATCAACTTCACCATCGTGGTGATCGCGTTCGTTCTGATCATGATGGGCCTCGTGTGGGTGCTCGATCAGGCGTTCGGCTGGGTGACCGTCTTCATCTTCGGAACGCCGCTCGCCTGA
- the nusG gene encoding transcription termination/antitermination protein NusG, translating to MTSENNNPEAELDAALDALVQSTDPVADAAVEDALDIDSAEEAAAAASAIVDEEVEEETEAAEDPYKAFKKDLRRRPGKWFVIHTYAGYERKVKSNLWNRRETMGAVDDIYEIQVPMEEVMEVKNGQRKMVTRVRIPGYVLVRMNLNETTWSVVRHTPGVTGFVGNAHNPVPLRLNEAFEMLKSTVEFEPTAAAKGKAAATAAAQGNVEIDFEIGETITIKSGSFEGLPGTISEINPAAGKLTVLVSLFERETPVELSFDQVTKMV from the coding sequence ATGACGAGCGAGAACAACAACCCCGAGGCCGAGCTCGACGCGGCGCTCGACGCGCTGGTGCAGTCGACCGACCCCGTCGCCGACGCCGCGGTGGAGGATGCGCTCGACATCGACAGCGCCGAGGAGGCCGCCGCTGCGGCCAGCGCCATCGTGGACGAGGAGGTCGAGGAGGAGACCGAGGCCGCCGAGGATCCCTACAAGGCGTTCAAGAAGGATCTGCGCCGCCGCCCGGGCAAGTGGTTCGTGATCCACACCTACGCCGGGTACGAGCGCAAGGTGAAGTCGAACCTCTGGAACCGTCGCGAGACGATGGGCGCGGTCGACGACATCTACGAGATCCAGGTCCCCATGGAAGAGGTCATGGAGGTCAAGAACGGCCAGCGCAAGATGGTGACGCGCGTGCGCATCCCCGGCTACGTGCTCGTTCGCATGAACCTCAACGAGACCACCTGGTCGGTCGTGCGTCACACCCCGGGCGTGACGGGCTTCGTCGGCAACGCGCACAACCCCGTGCCGCTGCGCCTCAACGAGGCGTTCGAGATGCTGAAGAGCACCGTCGAGTTCGAGCCGACCGCCGCCGCCAAGGGCAAGGCCGCCGCGACCGCCGCAGCTCAGGGCAACGTCGAGATCGACTTCGAGATCGGCGAGACCATCACCATCAAGTCGGGCTCCTTCGAGGGCCTGCCCGGCACGATCAGCGAGATCAACCCCGCGGCCGGCAAGCTCACCGTGCTCGTCTCGCTCTTCGAGCGCGAGACCCCGGTCGAGCTCAGCTTCGACCAGGTCACCAAGATGGTCTGA
- a CDS encoding endonuclease domain-containing protein, with amino-acid sequence MLRHDELHVAAPRGRHVDLPGSARVHWHAPLIPRGPGLLADHLENTLDCVARCRPHDEALAVWDSALQQRLTDYPKLAALPLGPRARKLLLECTPFSDSGLESIFRTRLRWLRIPVRPQCWAHGRRVDFLIGDRLVVQIDGRDHVGRQRTDDNEHDAELRLRGYRVIRVGYEQVVHRWHEVEAMILEALARGLHLAR; translated from the coding sequence GTGCTGCGACACGATGAACTCCATGTGGCCGCGCCGCGTGGCCGCCACGTCGATCTGCCCGGAAGCGCGCGCGTGCACTGGCACGCCCCGCTGATCCCGCGGGGCCCCGGGCTGCTGGCCGACCACCTCGAGAACACCTTGGACTGCGTCGCCCGGTGCCGACCTCACGACGAGGCGCTCGCGGTGTGGGACTCCGCGCTGCAGCAGAGGCTCACCGACTATCCGAAGCTGGCCGCGCTCCCGCTGGGCCCGCGCGCCCGCAAGCTCCTGCTCGAGTGCACGCCGTTCTCCGATTCCGGCTTGGAATCGATCTTTCGCACCCGTCTGAGATGGCTCCGGATCCCGGTCCGCCCGCAGTGCTGGGCGCACGGGCGTCGCGTCGACTTCCTGATCGGCGACCGCCTGGTGGTGCAGATCGACGGCCGGGACCACGTGGGCAGACAGCGGACGGACGACAACGAGCACGATGCGGAGCTGAGGCTGCGCGGATACCGCGTGATCCGCGTCGGTTACGAGCAGGTCGTGCACCGCTGGCACGAGGTCGAGGCGATGATTCTGGAGGCACTCGCGCGAGGGCTGCACCTGGCGCGGTAG
- a CDS encoding IS256 family transposase, translating into MIDPVTGEIIDQKELAERLLAQAKEQGVSLTGPGGLLSQLTKNVLETALNAELTEHLGHEHGGTPIGENMRNGTRVKTVLTEIGPVEIEVPRDRDGSFEPVIVPKRKRRLDGIDQIVLSLSARGLTTGEIAAHFDEVYGAKVSKDTISRITEKVAGELAEWSSRPLDALYPVIFVDAIVVKVRDGQVRNTPFYVVMGVTVNGERDILGIWAGDGQEGARFWLQVFTELKNRGVEDVLIAVCDGLKGLPEAINTTWEQTVVQQCIVHLIRNSFRYAGRQHRDAIVRSLKPVYTAPSEQAAKDRFEEFAAEWGGRYPAIVQLWKNSWAEFVPFLEYDVEIRRVICTTNAIESINARYRRAVRARGHFPNEAAALKCLYLVTRSLDPTGGGRARWVMRWKPALNAFAITFAGRFEKTTHE; encoded by the coding sequence ATGATTGATCCCGTGACCGGGGAGATCATCGATCAGAAAGAACTCGCAGAACGCTTGCTCGCGCAGGCGAAGGAGCAGGGCGTGAGCCTGACGGGGCCGGGCGGCCTGCTCAGCCAGCTCACGAAGAACGTCCTCGAGACCGCGCTGAATGCCGAGTTGACCGAGCACCTCGGCCACGAGCACGGCGGGACCCCAATCGGCGAGAACATGCGTAACGGGACGCGGGTCAAGACGGTGCTGACAGAGATCGGCCCCGTCGAGATCGAAGTCCCGCGAGATCGAGACGGGTCGTTCGAGCCGGTGATCGTCCCCAAGCGGAAACGCCGACTGGACGGCATCGATCAGATCGTTCTGTCCCTTTCCGCTCGGGGGTTGACGACCGGTGAGATCGCTGCGCATTTCGACGAGGTCTATGGGGCGAAGGTCTCCAAGGACACGATCAGCCGGATCACCGAGAAGGTCGCCGGGGAACTCGCCGAATGGTCGAGCAGGCCGTTGGATGCGCTCTACCCGGTGATCTTCGTCGACGCGATCGTGGTGAAGGTCCGTGACGGGCAGGTGAGGAACACCCCGTTCTATGTCGTGATGGGCGTCACCGTGAACGGGGAACGCGACATCCTCGGCATCTGGGCCGGTGACGGTCAGGAGGGTGCGAGGTTCTGGCTGCAGGTGTTCACCGAGCTGAAGAACCGGGGTGTCGAGGACGTGCTCATCGCGGTCTGCGACGGGCTGAAGGGTCTCCCGGAGGCGATCAACACCACTTGGGAGCAAACGGTCGTCCAGCAGTGCATCGTCCATCTGATCCGCAACAGCTTCCGCTACGCCGGGCGGCAACACCGCGACGCGATCGTCCGTTCCCTCAAACCCGTCTACACGGCCCCGTCGGAGCAGGCGGCGAAGGATCGGTTCGAGGAGTTCGCCGCCGAGTGGGGCGGACGGTATCCGGCGATCGTGCAGCTCTGGAAGAACAGCTGGGCGGAGTTCGTGCCGTTCCTCGAGTATGACGTCGAGATCCGGCGGGTGATCTGCACGACCAACGCGATCGAGTCAATCAACGCTCGCTATCGGCGCGCCGTGAGAGCTCGGGGGCACTTTCCCAACGAGGCCGCCGCGCTGAAATGTCTCTACCTCGTGACGCGGTCGCTTGACCCGACTGGCGGCGGAAGGGCACGCTGGGTGATGAGGTGGAAGCCCGCGCTGAACGCGTTCGCGATCACCTTCGCCGGACGGTTCGAGAAAACCACTCACGAATGA
- the rplK gene encoding 50S ribosomal protein L11, producing MAKAKKVTGLIKLQIAAGAANPAPPVGPALGQHGVNIMEFCKAYNAATESQRGNIVPVEITVYEDRSFTFVLKTPPAAELLKKAAGVQKGSGTPHTVKVAKVTAEQVRAIAEQKQADLNANDLDAASKIIAGTARSMGITVEG from the coding sequence ATGGCAAAGGCCAAGAAGGTTACCGGTCTGATCAAGCTTCAGATCGCAGCCGGCGCCGCCAACCCGGCACCCCCCGTGGGTCCCGCGCTGGGTCAGCACGGCGTCAACATCATGGAGTTCTGCAAGGCCTACAACGCGGCCACGGAATCCCAGCGCGGCAACATCGTGCCCGTCGAGATCACGGTCTACGAGGATCGCTCGTTCACCTTCGTGCTCAAGACCCCTCCGGCGGCCGAGCTGCTGAAGAAGGCTGCTGGCGTGCAGAAGGGCTCCGGCACTCCCCACACCGTCAAGGTGGCGAAGGTCACCGCCGAGCAGGTCCGCGCGATCGCCGAGCAGAAGCAGGCCGATCTCAACGCGAACGACCTCGACGCAGCATCGAAGATCATCGCCGGCACCGCCCGCTCCATGGGCATCACGGTCGAAGGCTAA
- the rplA gene encoding 50S ribosomal protein L1, with protein MAQKSKAYRAAAEKIQAGKFYTPAEAVALAKETGSTKTDSTVEVAVKLGVDPRKADQMVRGTVNLPHGTGKTARVIVFAVGPAAEAAIAAGADEVGGDELIEKVAAGYTDFDSAVATPELMGKVGRLGKVLGPRGLMPNPKTGTVTPNTAKAVEDIKGGKIEFRVDKHANVHFIVGKASFSAEQLTDNINSVLEEISRLKPSSAKGKYVQKGAVSTTFGPGIPLDVAGL; from the coding sequence ATGGCACAGAAGTCGAAGGCGTACCGCGCCGCTGCCGAGAAGATCCAGGCAGGCAAGTTCTACACTCCCGCTGAGGCCGTGGCCCTGGCGAAGGAGACCGGTTCCACCAAGACCGACTCGACCGTCGAGGTCGCCGTCAAGCTCGGCGTGGATCCCCGCAAGGCCGACCAGATGGTGCGCGGCACCGTCAACCTCCCCCACGGCACCGGCAAGACCGCGCGCGTCATCGTGTTCGCGGTGGGCCCGGCCGCTGAGGCCGCCATCGCCGCCGGCGCCGACGAGGTGGGTGGCGACGAGCTGATCGAGAAGGTGGCCGCAGGCTACACCGACTTCGATTCGGCTGTCGCGACCCCCGAGCTCATGGGCAAGGTCGGTCGTCTGGGCAAGGTGCTCGGCCCCCGCGGCCTCATGCCGAACCCCAAGACCGGCACCGTCACCCCCAACACGGCCAAGGCCGTCGAGGACATCAAGGGCGGCAAGATCGAGTTCCGCGTCGACAAGCACGCCAACGTGCACTTCATCGTCGGCAAGGCCTCGTTCTCGGCCGAGCAGCTCACCGATAACATCAACTCGGTGCTCGAGGAGATCTCGCGCCTGAAGCCGTCGTCGGCCAAGGGCAAGTACGTGCAGAAGGGCGCCGTCTCGACGACCTTCGGCCCGGGCATCCCGCTCGACGTCGCCGGCCTGTAA